One part of the Pannonibacter sp. XCT-53 genome encodes these proteins:
- a CDS encoding DUF4214 domain-containing protein translates to MSTMTTSALIKQYFNNILQREPKGSELSHWSMTIDSGILNAVQARDALAGSAEAMNYGAQIIRIYQAAFGRVPDTVGMKGWTTMLREDPTALFKIAGGFVNSLEWKTRYGDSSVSDTVLQALYVNVLGRSATVREIMDWKATGQSMSQILVGFSNSEEFTLNASRGVIKLLDAAGSVTSDKLSTVFDGKTKLTVVHGTKWPMQDHALSSDPVDADIGLVADTGAADDLRPESGAKVPASGSGEGDHQKPSLDHASAETVRPAADIATDTSGASVEPVDIESLILAAVEQDPTEPAAAASREVTVWHQSAEPVTLIGIADPA, encoded by the coding sequence ATGTCGACGATGACCACCTCCGCGCTGATCAAGCAGTACTTCAACAACATCCTGCAGCGCGAGCCGAAGGGATCGGAACTCAGCCATTGGTCGATGACGATCGACAGCGGCATCCTGAACGCGGTCCAGGCCCGTGACGCGCTTGCCGGCAGCGCGGAGGCGATGAACTATGGTGCCCAGATCATCCGCATCTACCAGGCTGCCTTCGGCCGTGTTCCGGACACCGTCGGCATGAAGGGCTGGACGACGATGCTGCGGGAGGATCCGACGGCCCTGTTCAAGATTGCAGGCGGGTTCGTCAATTCGCTCGAATGGAAAACCCGTTACGGCGACAGCAGTGTCAGCGATACGGTGCTCCAGGCGCTTTATGTCAACGTCCTTGGTCGGTCGGCCACCGTCAGGGAAATCATGGACTGGAAGGCAACCGGGCAGTCGATGAGCCAGATCCTCGTTGGGTTCTCCAATTCCGAGGAATTCACGCTGAACGCAAGTCGTGGGGTCATCAAGCTTCTGGACGCTGCGGGGAGCGTGACCAGCGACAAGTTGAGCACGGTGTTCGACGGAAAGACCAAGCTGACCGTCGTTCATGGCACGAAGTGGCCGATGCAGGATCATGCCCTTTCATCGGATCCGGTCGACGCTGACATTGGCCTTGTGGCTGATACCGGCGCGGCAGATGACCTGCGCCCGGAAAGCGGCGCGAAGGTTCCGGCGTCGGGCAGCGGCGAAGGGGACCACCAGAAGCCCAGTCTTGATCACGCCTCGGCAGAGACGGTCCGTCCCGCCGCAGACATCGCAACGGACACCAGTGGCGCATCGGTGGAGCCCGTAGACATCGAAAGCCTGATCCTTGCAGCGGTCGAGCAGGATCCGACAGAGCCGGCGGCGGCCGCGTCGCGCGAGGTGACCGTCTGGCATCAGTCCGCCGAGCCGGTGACCCTGATCGGCATCGCGGACCCGGCCTGA
- a CDS encoding DUF4214 domain-containing protein codes for MTPTDVITQYFVNILQRRPSSGELMHWSAMVATGQMSLVQVRDTIAASPEAITFVDQIIRIYQAAFGRAPDPVGLNGWTNLLREDPTALSKVALGFVNSTEWMNRHGNNSVSDAVLQSLYQNVLGRIPSQAEIDAWKATGQQMTQILIGFSNSAEFQKTSAPRVTEIKQAVADRPLPPAPVETPKAPDPAPGPASFTLTKAADTYVGDDRNNTIDGIADGSADQTFTAADSIDGGAGTDTLKLVNTAGTMNLTTAPVVRNVETLELESSQNTVTADVRTWAELQTVRITQTGTKTGIIVETSGNVTALTVTGGLSLAINDRATAGGDKLSSVSLDGYTANSTIQSDALTSLSLANSNRNVTISAAAGPRTLDLTLNAMTGGTISDTTMTALNVTGTGSSSSNVNLTANALASVTFAGNAAISMQTNGFASNATITSTNTAGVNLSLSFGVGVTFTGGSGADSIGVGATTSTLTMGDGADRVRLSTSSLGTGGSIDGGAGRDTLVMGFNEAAVAAATTTFSLNVKNFEVLEFTTPNISTSRTVNIANLNSGGANTINTVTFATSVNSVATLTGLQSGGTVEFRNQNLSQTTVNVADAATGLADVLNIGIAATGTLNTNTVNVANVETINYLTDDTAAIPTSRTHTTGLVAAAATKVTVTGDAGLNLSFSGTAVTSFDASGVTHGNVIWTTSALTNAATIKGGAGNDSLNASAATQAVTIEGGNGNDTIQGSNQSDTLVGGAGNDVIDVNRGADMVDVGAGNDSVRLGAANTDGSIFPTITGMGSGDTIRFITGTVASFQTAAVTAGGSAGYTDLLNAATNGLANRVVWFQFGGDTYLVQDRSDNTTFANGTDAVVKLVGLYDLSTATIDGATTNLLTLGA; via the coding sequence ATGACGCCGACGGATGTGATCACCCAGTATTTCGTCAACATCCTGCAGCGCCGGCCGTCTTCGGGTGAGCTGATGCACTGGTCGGCCATGGTGGCGACGGGGCAGATGTCGCTGGTCCAGGTGCGCGACACGATTGCCGCGAGCCCCGAGGCAATCACCTTCGTCGACCAGATCATCCGCATCTACCAGGCCGCCTTCGGCCGCGCGCCCGATCCGGTCGGTTTGAACGGCTGGACCAACCTGCTGCGCGAGGATCCGACGGCGCTCTCCAAGGTGGCGCTCGGCTTCGTCAACTCGACCGAGTGGATGAACCGCCACGGCAACAACAGCGTCAGTGACGCGGTGCTGCAGTCGCTCTACCAGAATGTCCTTGGCCGCATCCCCTCGCAAGCCGAGATCGACGCCTGGAAGGCGACCGGCCAGCAGATGACCCAGATCCTGATCGGCTTCTCCAACTCGGCCGAATTCCAGAAGACGTCCGCCCCGCGCGTCACCGAGATCAAGCAGGCAGTCGCCGACCGGCCGCTGCCACCCGCTCCGGTGGAGACGCCGAAGGCCCCGGACCCCGCACCAGGTCCGGCCAGTTTCACCCTGACCAAGGCGGCGGACACCTATGTCGGGGATGACCGGAACAACACGATCGACGGCATTGCAGACGGCAGCGCCGACCAGACCTTCACCGCTGCCGACAGCATCGACGGCGGTGCGGGCACCGACACGCTGAAACTCGTCAACACCGCCGGCACCATGAACCTGACGACAGCGCCGGTGGTCAGGAACGTCGAGACGCTGGAGCTGGAGTCCAGCCAGAACACGGTCACGGCAGACGTCCGCACCTGGGCCGAGCTGCAGACGGTCAGGATCACCCAGACCGGCACCAAGACAGGCATCATCGTGGAGACGAGCGGCAATGTCACCGCCCTCACCGTCACGGGCGGCCTGTCGCTGGCAATCAACGACCGCGCGACGGCTGGCGGTGACAAGCTGAGCTCCGTCAGCCTTGATGGCTATACCGCAAATTCGACGATCCAGTCTGACGCGCTGACGAGCCTGTCGCTGGCGAACTCGAACAGGAACGTCACCATCAGCGCGGCCGCTGGCCCCCGGACGCTGGACCTCACCCTCAACGCCATGACCGGCGGCACGATCAGCGACACCACGATGACCGCCCTGAATGTCACGGGCACCGGCTCCTCCTCGTCAAACGTGAACCTGACCGCCAACGCGCTCGCCTCGGTGACATTCGCAGGCAATGCGGCGATATCGATGCAGACAAACGGGTTTGCGAGCAACGCGACGATCACCTCGACCAACACGGCAGGGGTAAACCTCAGTCTGTCGTTTGGCGTCGGCGTGACCTTCACGGGGGGCAGCGGCGCGGATTCGATCGGGGTAGGTGCAACCACCAGCACCCTGACAATGGGCGATGGTGCCGACAGGGTCAGACTGTCGACCTCTTCACTCGGCACCGGCGGCTCGATCGACGGTGGTGCCGGGCGCGACACCCTGGTGATGGGCTTCAATGAAGCCGCAGTCGCGGCCGCGACAACGACCTTTTCCTTGAATGTGAAAAACTTCGAGGTCCTCGAGTTCACGACACCGAACATCAGTACCTCGCGAACTGTCAACATCGCCAACCTCAATTCGGGCGGCGCCAACACCATCAACACCGTGACCTTTGCGACGTCGGTCAACTCGGTCGCGACCCTCACAGGCCTGCAATCGGGTGGAACGGTGGAGTTCAGGAACCAGAACCTCAGTCAAACGACCGTCAATGTCGCCGATGCCGCAACCGGTCTTGCTGATGTCCTGAACATCGGCATTGCCGCCACGGGGACCCTCAACACCAACACGGTGAATGTGGCGAATGTCGAAACGATCAATTATCTGACCGACGACACGGCGGCTATTCCGACCAGCCGCACCCACACCACCGGCCTTGTGGCCGCGGCCGCAACCAAGGTCACCGTCACGGGGGACGCGGGGTTGAACCTGTCTTTCTCCGGCACGGCCGTGACCTCGTTCGATGCCTCCGGCGTGACCCATGGCAACGTCATCTGGACCACGTCCGCCCTGACCAACGCCGCCACGATCAAGGGGGGCGCCGGCAATGACTCCCTGAACGCCAGTGCGGCCACACAGGCGGTGACCATCGAGGGTGGCAACGGCAATGACACGATCCAGGGCTCCAACCAGAGCGACACCCTGGTCGGCGGTGCCGGCAATGACGTGATCGACGTCAACCGTGGTGCCGACATGGTCGACGTCGGTGCAGGCAACGACTCGGTCCGCCTCGGGGCGGCGAACACCGACGGCTCGATCTTCCCGACGATCACCGGCATGGGCAGCGGCGACACGATCCGCTTCATCACCGGAACCGTGGCCTCCTTCCAGACGGCGGCGGTCACGGCCGGCGGCTCCGCCGGCTACACGGACTTGCTGAACGCGGCCACCAACGGGCTCGCCAACCGGGTGGTCTGGTTCCAGTTCGGCGGCGACACCTATCTCGTCCAGGATCGCAGCGACAACACCACCTTCGCCAATGGCACCGATGCCGTCGTCAAGCTGGTGGGCCTCTACGACCTCTCCACCGCCACCATCGACGGCGCGACCACCAATCTGCTGACACTCGGGGCGTGA
- a CDS encoding DUF4214 domain-containing protein, with protein sequence MTPTDVITQYFVNILQRRPSSGELMHWSAMVATGQMSLVQVRDTIAASPEATTFVDQIIRIYQAAFGRAPDPVGLNGWTNLLREDPTALSKVALGFVNSTEWMNRHGNNNVSDAVLQSLYQNVLGRIPSQGEIDAWKATGQPMTQILIGFSNSAEFQKTSAPRVTEIKQAVADRPLPPAPVETPKTPDQTPNPANFTLTKAADAYVGDDRNNTIDGIADGSVNQTFTAVDSIDGGAGNDTLKLVNTSGTMTLPTAAVVKNVETIELQSSQNAVTADMRNWTDLQTARITQTGTKAAITVDTGGNVTALTVTGGTTVTINDRATAGGDKLSSVSLSGYTSTATIQSDALTSLSLANANQGVTITAAAGPRTLDLTVNAMTGGTTTDSTATAVTLAATGSASSNVRVTAASATSLTITGDQSLSLSNVTLATNATITTTNTAGLTITGTLMSDIGFTGSDANESIVSSATTRTMTLGKGDDSYEAAGAGIGTGGSVDGGEGTDTLVLRALTAETVTATTAFAAQTKNFEVLLLKDSFAAGIDVSVANLNSGGSNTITKVVASTSVVNQPFTLNGLATGGTVEFQGANTAQTTINIINAASGSADVLNIGIANTLARNTNTVSVANVETINFLTDNTSTSPTAIQHSSNLSAAAASKITVSGDAGLALTFAGTALTSFDASGVTLGNINWATGALANAATIKGGAGNDTLDAAASTASVTIESGAGNDTIIGSSKADTIDAGAGNDTITPGLGADTINVGTGNDTVTMTAANTNGTIFPTVTGMGSGDAVRFITGTAASFQTAAITAGGSPGYADLLDAATNGAANRVVWFQFGGDTYLVQDRSANTTFANGTDVVVKLVGLYDLSTATINGSMTNILTLGA encoded by the coding sequence ATGACCCCGACCGATGTGATCACCCAGTATTTCGTCAACATCCTGCAGCGCCGGCCGTCTTCGGGTGAGCTGATGCACTGGTCGGCCATGGTGGCGACGGGGCAGATGTCGCTGGTCCAGGTGCGCGACACGATTGCCGCGAGCCCCGAGGCAACGACCTTCGTCGACCAGATCATCCGCATCTACCAGGCCGCCTTCGGCCGCGCGCCCGATCCGGTCGGTCTCAACGGCTGGACCAACCTGCTGCGCGAGGATCCGACGGCGCTTTCCAAGGTGGCGCTCGGCTTCGTCAACTCGACCGAGTGGATGAACCGTCACGGCAACAACAATGTGAGCGATGCGGTGCTGCAGTCGCTCTACCAGAATGTCCTTGGCCGCATCCCCTCCCAGGGCGAGATCGACGCCTGGAAGGCGACCGGCCAGCCGATGACCCAGATCCTGATCGGCTTCTCCAACTCGGCCGAGTTCCAGAAGACGTCTGCCCCGCGCGTCACCGAGATCAAGCAGGCCGTCGCCGACCGGCCGCTGCCGCCCGCACCGGTGGAGACGCCGAAGACCCCGGACCAAACGCCAAACCCGGCCAACTTCACCCTGACCAAGGCGGCGGACGCCTATGTCGGGGATGACCGGAACAACACGATCGACGGCATCGCCGACGGCAGCGTCAACCAGACCTTCACCGCTGTCGACAGCATCGACGGCGGCGCGGGCAATGACACGCTGAAACTGGTCAACACAAGCGGGACGATGACCCTGCCGACGGCGGCCGTGGTCAAGAACGTCGAGACCATCGAACTGCAGTCAAGCCAGAACGCGGTGACGGCCGACATGCGGAACTGGACCGACCTGCAGACGGCCAGGATCACCCAGACCGGCACAAAGGCGGCGATCACCGTCGACACCGGCGGCAATGTCACCGCCCTCACCGTCACGGGCGGCACGACGGTCACGATCAACGACCGCGCCACGGCCGGCGGTGACAAGCTGAGCTCCGTCAGCCTTTCTGGCTATACCTCGACCGCGACGATCCAGTCCGACGCGCTGACGAGCCTGTCTCTGGCGAACGCGAACCAGGGGGTCACCATCACCGCGGCCGCTGGCCCCCGGACGCTGGACCTGACGGTCAACGCCATGACCGGCGGCACGACCACCGACAGCACGGCGACTGCGGTGACGCTCGCTGCGACCGGAAGCGCCTCCAGCAACGTCAGAGTGACTGCAGCCAGTGCCACGTCCCTGACGATCACGGGCGATCAGTCGCTCAGTCTGTCCAACGTCACGCTTGCGACCAACGCAACCATCACCACGACCAACACCGCCGGCCTTACGATCACGGGGACGCTGATGTCAGACATCGGCTTCACTGGCAGCGACGCGAACGAGTCGATCGTTTCCAGCGCGACGACCCGCACCATGACGCTCGGCAAGGGCGATGACAGCTATGAAGCAGCTGGCGCTGGCATCGGAACTGGCGGCTCGGTCGACGGAGGCGAAGGCACGGACACGCTCGTCTTGCGCGCTTTGACCGCCGAGACAGTGACTGCGACGACGGCCTTCGCGGCCCAGACCAAGAATTTCGAGGTTCTGCTCCTCAAGGACAGCTTTGCCGCAGGAATTGACGTCAGTGTTGCCAACCTGAACAGCGGCGGGTCGAACACGATCACCAAGGTGGTCGCTTCGACGTCTGTCGTCAATCAGCCCTTCACGTTGAATGGCCTGGCAACGGGCGGCACGGTCGAGTTCCAGGGCGCCAACACGGCCCAGACAACCATCAACATCATCAACGCGGCCTCCGGGTCCGCCGATGTCCTCAACATCGGCATTGCCAACACGCTTGCCCGCAATACCAACACGGTGAGTGTGGCCAATGTCGAGACGATCAACTTCCTGACCGACAACACGTCCACCTCTCCGACCGCCATCCAGCACAGCTCCAACCTCTCCGCTGCGGCCGCGAGCAAGATCACGGTGAGCGGCGATGCCGGTCTGGCCCTCACCTTCGCCGGTACGGCCCTGACCTCCTTCGATGCCTCCGGTGTCACCCTCGGCAACATCAACTGGGCCACCGGGGCACTGGCGAACGCGGCCACAATCAAGGGAGGCGCAGGCAACGACACGCTGGATGCGGCCGCCTCAACCGCTTCGGTCACGATTGAGTCCGGCGCCGGCAATGACACGATCATTGGCAGCTCGAAAGCCGACACGATTGATGCCGGTGCAGGGAACGACACCATCACCCCCGGTCTCGGGGCCGATACGATCAACGTCGGCACGGGCAACGATACGGTGACGATGACGGCCGCAAACACGAACGGCACGATCTTCCCGACGGTCACCGGCATGGGCAGCGGGGATGCCGTCCGCTTCATCACCGGGACGGCGGCAAGCTTCCAGACGGCGGCGATCACGGCCGGCGGCTCACCCGGTTATGCGGACCTGCTCGATGCGGCCACCAACGGGGCAGCCAACCGGGTGGTCTGGTTCCAGTTCGGCGGCGACACCTATCTCGTCCAGGACCGCAGCGCCAACACCACCTTCGCCAATGGCACCGACGTCGTCGTCAAGCTGGTGGGCCTCTACGACCTCTCCACCGCCACCATCAACGGCTCGATGACCAACATCCTGACCCTCGGGGCGTGA
- a CDS encoding class I SAM-dependent methyltransferase, with protein sequence MSLSGNADWTAGYVADINYTHGYYTELNPLRARLALLNAGLAAPEIATACELGFGQGVSVAVHAAASEAHWCGTDFNPAQAGHAQSLCRAAEVGAHLTDQAFAEFCSRSDLPDFDYIGLHGIWTWISDENRAVIVDFIRRKLKVGGIVYVSYNTLPGWAAGAPLRHLMTEVGASMTSPAGGSTARVEGALGLVDKVLATNPAYVRTNPGVKERFERLKTQNRAYLAHEYFNRDWQPMHVADMARWLAPAKVSFAASCHLLDAIQAINLTAEQQALLGELPDPMLRETLRDYCVNQQFRRDLWVKGPRRLSALDQSDALRALRIALVVPRGEVKMTVQGALGEANLAAAIYGPILDHLADHRARSLAEIEAHVRDRGITFGQVMQAALILTGANVTAVAQEPGAIAKVKKRTDRLNAHLMLKARGSGEIGYLASPVTGGALTVPRFQQLFALAVRAGRKTPADWADFTLEILSAQGQKLVTDGRTLETVEENRAELRRQADAFAAGPLALLRGLEVI encoded by the coding sequence ATGTCCTTGAGCGGCAATGCGGATTGGACGGCGGGCTATGTCGCCGACATCAACTATACCCACGGCTATTACACCGAGCTGAACCCGCTCCGGGCGCGGCTGGCGCTCCTCAATGCCGGCCTCGCCGCACCGGAGATCGCGACCGCCTGCGAGCTGGGCTTCGGCCAGGGCGTCAGTGTCGCGGTTCACGCGGCCGCCAGCGAGGCGCATTGGTGCGGCACCGACTTCAATCCGGCCCAGGCCGGCCATGCGCAGAGCCTGTGCAGGGCTGCCGAAGTCGGCGCACATCTCACCGACCAGGCCTTTGCCGAGTTCTGCAGCCGGTCCGACCTGCCCGACTTCGACTACATCGGCCTGCATGGCATCTGGACCTGGATCTCCGACGAGAACCGCGCGGTGATCGTCGATTTCATCCGCCGCAAGCTCAAGGTCGGCGGCATCGTCTATGTCAGCTACAACACCCTGCCCGGCTGGGCGGCCGGCGCGCCGCTGCGCCATCTGATGACGGAAGTGGGCGCCAGCATGACCTCGCCCGCCGGCGGCAGCACGGCCCGTGTCGAGGGAGCGCTCGGGCTGGTCGACAAGGTGCTGGCCACCAACCCGGCCTACGTTCGCACCAATCCCGGCGTCAAGGAACGCTTCGAGCGGCTGAAGACCCAGAACCGGGCCTATCTGGCGCATGAGTATTTCAACCGTGACTGGCAGCCGATGCATGTGGCCGACATGGCGCGCTGGCTGGCGCCTGCCAAGGTGAGCTTTGCCGCCTCCTGCCATCTGCTCGATGCCATCCAGGCCATCAACCTGACGGCCGAGCAGCAGGCCCTTCTGGGCGAGCTGCCGGACCCGATGCTGCGCGAGACCCTGCGCGACTATTGCGTCAACCAGCAGTTCCGCCGCGACCTGTGGGTCAAGGGCCCGCGCCGTCTCTCGGCGCTGGACCAGTCGGACGCCCTGAGGGCCCTGCGCATCGCGCTCGTCGTGCCGCGTGGCGAGGTGAAGATGACGGTGCAGGGGGCGCTCGGCGAGGCCAATCTGGCCGCGGCGATCTACGGCCCGATCCTCGACCACCTCGCCGACCACCGGGCCCGCAGCCTCGCCGAGATCGAGGCGCATGTGCGCGACAGGGGCATCACCTTCGGCCAGGTGATGCAGGCGGCCCTCATCCTGACCGGGGCCAATGTCACGGCCGTGGCGCAGGAGCCGGGCGCCATCGCCAAGGTGAAGAAGCGCACCGACCGCCTCAATGCCCATCTGATGCTGAAGGCGCGCGGCTCCGGCGAGATCGGCTATCTCGCCTCGCCCGTCACCGGCGGTGCGCTCACGGTTCCGCGCTTCCAGCAGCTCTTCGCGCTCGCCGTGCGCGCCGGCCGCAAGACCCCGGCCGACTGGGCCGACTTTACCCTCGAGATCCTGTCCGCCCAGGGCCAGAAGCTGGTGACGGACGGACGCACGCTCGAAACGGTCGAGGAAAACCGTGCCGAGCTGCGGCGCCAGGCAGACGCCTTTGCCGCCGGCCCCCTGGCGCTCCTGCGCGGGCTTGAGGTCATCTGA
- a CDS encoding SapC family protein, translating to MPTYHVISRDRHGARAWVRRQGYDFAAADSVIPLVGAELSRAVLHYPIAFLPQGEGFGLYALTGIEPGRNLFLTRDGRWVVPYIPAAIRAYPFRLATLEDNRHVLCFDEDSGQLVEPGSSAAALSFFGEGNAPDPEVARVLDFLLETDRSGQRTARAVAALQAKGVIAPWETTIETRARGRQAVSGLFRVDEDALNRLPASDFEDLRQAGSLVIAYLQMVSMQHLVSLGQLADAHAEAEARIAATVKPLIEMPTTDNDTIDWSRFGI from the coding sequence ATGCCGACCTATCACGTGATTTCCCGCGATCGCCACGGTGCCAGGGCCTGGGTGCGTCGTCAGGGCTATGACTTTGCCGCGGCTGATTCTGTCATACCGCTCGTGGGTGCGGAACTGTCGCGGGCTGTCCTGCACTATCCGATCGCGTTCCTGCCGCAGGGTGAGGGCTTTGGCCTCTACGCGCTCACAGGGATAGAGCCCGGCCGCAACCTGTTCCTCACCCGCGATGGCCGCTGGGTCGTCCCCTACATCCCGGCCGCGATCCGCGCCTACCCGTTCCGCCTCGCGACCCTGGAAGACAACCGGCACGTCCTGTGTTTCGACGAGGACAGCGGACAGCTCGTCGAACCCGGCAGTTCGGCAGCCGCCCTGTCGTTCTTCGGCGAAGGCAACGCGCCCGACCCGGAAGTGGCCCGCGTGCTGGATTTCCTGCTGGAGACCGACCGCAGCGGTCAGCGCACCGCCCGTGCCGTTGCGGCCTTGCAGGCAAAGGGCGTGATCGCGCCCTGGGAAACCACCATCGAGACGCGGGCGCGCGGCCGCCAGGCCGTGAGTGGCCTGTTCCGGGTTGACGAGGATGCCCTGAACAGGCTTCCGGCCTCCGACTTCGAGGATCTGCGTCAGGCCGGTTCTCTGGTCATTGCCTATCTTCAGATGGTGTCCATGCAGCATCTGGTGTCCCTCGGCCAGCTTGCCGACGCCCATGCCGAGGCCGAGGCGCGGATCGCGGCGACGGTGAAGCCGCTGATCGAGATGCCGACGACCGACAACGACACGATCGACTGGAGCCGTTTCGGCATCTGA